A single region of the Jatrophihabitans sp. GAS493 genome encodes:
- a CDS encoding helical backbone metal receptor: MDDLGTRVELPNHVSRIVSLVPSLTESVASVDPSALVAVTEWCTHPADLSSTRIRGTKNPDTAAIIALRPEIVLANKEENRLIDVNRLRSAGVPVWVTEIETVAQALISLRRLFTEALGWSAPQWLTDADAAWGAPVPERRRPTAIAVWREPWMVVGHSTFTGDLAERLGLENVFGASSSRYPHVSVEEILAAGPRLVVLPDEPYAFSAVDGPECFPQVETALVPGRLLTWYGPSLATARDELRNLLPNS; this comes from the coding sequence GTGGACGACCTCGGCACCAGGGTGGAGCTGCCCAACCACGTGAGCCGGATCGTCTCGCTGGTGCCGTCGCTCACCGAGTCGGTGGCCAGTGTCGACCCGTCGGCGCTGGTCGCGGTCACCGAGTGGTGCACGCACCCCGCCGACCTGAGCAGCACGCGCATTCGCGGCACCAAGAATCCGGATACCGCCGCGATCATCGCCCTGCGGCCGGAGATTGTGCTGGCCAACAAGGAGGAGAACCGCCTCATCGACGTCAACCGGCTGCGATCGGCGGGCGTGCCGGTCTGGGTTACCGAGATCGAGACGGTGGCCCAGGCGCTGATCTCACTGCGCCGCCTCTTCACCGAGGCGCTGGGCTGGTCGGCGCCGCAGTGGCTCACCGATGCCGACGCCGCCTGGGGCGCGCCGGTGCCGGAGCGACGCCGGCCCACGGCCATCGCCGTGTGGCGAGAACCGTGGATGGTGGTCGGGCATTCGACGTTCACCGGGGATCTGGCCGAGCGCCTGGGCCTGGAGAACGTCTTCGGCGCGAGCTCCTCGCGCTACCCGCACGTGTCGGTGGAGGAGATTCTGGCGGCCGGACCCCGGCTGGTGGTTCTTCCCGATGAACCCTATGCCTTCTCGGCCGTCGACGGCCCCGAGTGCTTCCCCCAGGTCGAGACCGCCCTGGTTCCCGGGCGGCTGCTGACCTGGTACGGCCCGTCGCTGGCCACGGCGCGCGACGAACTCAGAAATCTCCTGCCGAACTCCTGA
- a CDS encoding phospho-sugar mutase, translating to MADQTGAGRAGVDTAALAATVSAWIADEIDPAAAASLQGLIDAGDWAELADRFSGPLAFGTAGLRGPIRSGPNGMNRAVVRRTAAGIASWLAGHGSAGATVVIGYDARHGSYDFAHDSAGILAAAGYEVLVLPRPLPTPVLAFSVLHFGAAVGIMVTASHNPPQDNGYKVYVGDGAQIVPPVDAEIEAAIRGVGSVRALPLSQTYRVVESDVVDRYVAAVVGLIADGPRDVRIVHTAMHGVGTEVMTRVLAAAGFGDVIEVEEQTRPDPDFPTVAFPNPEEPGALDLALATAKSTGADVVIANDPDADRCGVAAVFADGWRMLRGDEVGVLLADALIRKGVVGTYATTIVSSSLLSVLAADAGVGYAETLTGFKWLSRAAPDLAFAYEEALGYAVAPGLVRDKDGVSAGLLVAELAASLAAAGSSLAGRLDELAEKYGLFATDQLSYRVEDLSMITDAMARLRAHPPTSLLGSAVSVEELLPATDGVRLRWASGRVVVRPSGTEPKLKAYLEVVVTAASAEESAATARGLLTRLRGEMSAALGLE from the coding sequence GTGGCTGATCAGACCGGCGCCGGGCGTGCGGGTGTCGACACCGCGGCGCTCGCCGCTACCGTCTCAGCCTGGATCGCCGACGAGATCGATCCGGCGGCCGCCGCGTCGCTGCAGGGGCTGATCGACGCGGGCGACTGGGCAGAGCTGGCCGATCGCTTCAGTGGGCCACTCGCCTTCGGCACGGCCGGACTGCGGGGCCCGATCCGGTCCGGCCCGAACGGCATGAACCGGGCGGTGGTGCGCCGCACCGCGGCCGGCATCGCCAGCTGGCTGGCCGGGCACGGTTCAGCTGGCGCAACCGTCGTGATCGGCTACGACGCGCGCCACGGTTCGTATGACTTCGCCCATGATTCTGCGGGAATTCTCGCCGCCGCCGGCTACGAAGTTCTCGTGCTTCCGCGGCCGCTGCCCACCCCGGTGCTGGCCTTCAGCGTGCTGCACTTCGGGGCCGCCGTCGGGATCATGGTGACCGCCTCGCACAACCCGCCGCAGGACAATGGCTACAAGGTGTATGTCGGCGACGGGGCACAGATCGTGCCGCCGGTGGACGCCGAGATCGAGGCGGCGATCCGGGGCGTCGGCTCCGTCCGAGCGCTGCCGCTGAGCCAGACGTACCGCGTGGTCGAGTCAGACGTGGTCGACCGCTACGTCGCCGCAGTGGTCGGGCTCATCGCCGACGGACCGCGGGACGTGCGGATCGTGCATACCGCGATGCACGGGGTGGGCACCGAGGTGATGACGCGGGTGCTGGCCGCCGCCGGTTTCGGCGACGTCATCGAGGTCGAGGAGCAGACCCGACCTGACCCGGACTTCCCGACGGTCGCCTTCCCCAACCCCGAGGAGCCGGGCGCGTTGGATCTGGCCCTGGCTACGGCTAAGTCAACCGGTGCCGATGTCGTGATCGCCAATGACCCGGATGCCGACCGCTGCGGGGTGGCCGCGGTATTCGCCGATGGCTGGCGGATGCTGCGCGGCGACGAGGTCGGGGTACTGCTGGCCGATGCCCTTATCCGCAAGGGAGTTGTCGGAACGTATGCCACCACGATCGTCTCCTCTTCCCTGCTGTCGGTGCTGGCCGCCGATGCCGGCGTGGGCTATGCCGAGACGCTGACCGGGTTCAAGTGGCTCTCCCGCGCCGCACCGGATCTGGCCTTCGCCTACGAAGAGGCATTGGGGTACGCAGTCGCTCCCGGGCTGGTGCGGGACAAGGACGGTGTGAGCGCCGGATTGCTGGTGGCCGAGTTGGCCGCCTCGCTGGCCGCCGCCGGCTCGTCGTTGGCCGGGCGCCTGGACGAATTGGCCGAGAAATACGGGCTCTTCGCCACTGACCAGCTCTCCTACCGGGTCGAGGACCTGTCGATGATCACCGACGCGATGGCCCGGCTGCGGGCGCACCCGCCGACCTCGCTGCTCGGGTCGGCGGTCAGCGTCGAGGAGTTGCTGCCGGCGACCGACGGCGTGCGGCTGCGATGGGCGTCGGGACGGGTAGTGGTTCGCCCGTCCGGCACGGAGCCGAAGCTGAAGGCCTACCTCGAAGTTGTGGTTACCGCCGCGTCGGCCGAGGAGTCCGCCGCGACGGCACGGGGCCTGCTGACCCGGCTCCGCGGCGAGATGAGCGCTGCGCTGGGTCTGGAGTGA
- a CDS encoding NAD(P)-dependent oxidoreductase: MTVLLTGSSGRLGTMLRQRLGASGWDLRLLDLVPHSPDDSETIIADVADPTALDAALADGAVEAIVHLGGQPTEAVWERIRSANFEGVYQLFEAARRAGVSRVVYASSNHAVGFTPRGDASPAAALAVAGAGRPDTLYGVSKIFGEALGRYYVERYGMTVSCLRIGTCDWTPPDHRALSTWLSPDDFTRLVDAALRTEVDYSVVWGVSANTRRWWSLEEGFAIGYRPVDDAEAFASQLTESPAFASDDLVGGGFTTTGFGIDEVRARG; encoded by the coding sequence GTGACCGTTCTGCTCACCGGCTCGTCCGGGCGGTTGGGCACCATGCTGCGCCAGCGCCTCGGGGCGAGCGGCTGGGACCTGCGCCTGCTGGATCTGGTGCCGCACTCGCCCGACGATTCGGAGACGATCATCGCCGACGTGGCCGACCCGACGGCTCTGGACGCGGCGCTGGCCGACGGCGCGGTGGAGGCGATCGTGCACCTGGGCGGCCAGCCGACCGAGGCCGTCTGGGAACGCATCCGTTCAGCCAACTTCGAGGGCGTCTATCAGCTCTTCGAGGCGGCCCGGCGAGCCGGTGTCTCCCGGGTCGTCTACGCCTCCAGCAACCACGCCGTCGGCTTCACTCCGCGCGGCGACGCGTCCCCGGCAGCTGCGCTCGCCGTGGCCGGCGCCGGCCGTCCGGACACCCTCTACGGGGTGAGCAAGATCTTCGGCGAGGCTCTCGGTCGCTACTACGTCGAGCGCTACGGCATGACCGTGAGCTGCCTGCGGATCGGCACCTGTGACTGGACGCCGCCCGATCACCGCGCACTCTCTACCTGGCTCTCCCCCGACGACTTCACCCGCCTGGTCGACGCGGCGCTACGCACCGAGGTCGATTACTCGGTCGTCTGGGGGGTCTCGGCCAACACCCGGCGCTGGTGGTCTCTGGAGGAGGGATTCGCCATAGGTTATCGGCCGGTGGACGACGCCGAGGCCTTCGCCTCACAGCTCACCGAGAGCCCGGCGTTCGCCTCCGACGACCTGGTGGGCGGCGGCTTCACCACTACCGGCTTCGGCATCGACGAAGTGCGGGCCCGTGGCTGA
- a CDS encoding purine-nucleoside phosphorylase produces the protein MTTDPAPDARAAADQLARLTGVDQHDVAIVLGSGWVPAVEALGVATHEFPVTDLPGFLPPAVAGHAGRIRSLNVAGKRVLAFLGRTHLYEGRGVAPVVHGVRVAAAAGCKTVVLTNACGGLRPGMAVGDPVLISDHLNLTWQTPLLGPRFVDLTDVYSKRLRELMLSIDPSLTSGVYAMFHGPQYETPAEVRMAGILGADLVGMSTVLEAIAAHAEGCSVLGLSLVTNLAAGITGEPLDHQEVLAAGLAAATRMGGLLAEFIEKL, from the coding sequence GTGACAACAGATCCCGCGCCCGACGCGCGCGCCGCCGCTGACCAGCTCGCCCGCCTCACCGGCGTCGACCAGCACGACGTGGCGATCGTGCTCGGCTCGGGGTGGGTACCGGCCGTCGAGGCCCTGGGCGTAGCTACTCACGAGTTTCCGGTGACCGACCTGCCCGGCTTCCTGCCGCCCGCGGTGGCCGGGCATGCCGGACGGATCCGTTCCCTGAACGTCGCCGGCAAGCGGGTACTGGCCTTCCTCGGACGCACGCACCTCTACGAGGGGCGCGGCGTCGCGCCGGTGGTGCACGGGGTGCGGGTGGCGGCGGCCGCCGGATGCAAGACGGTTGTGCTGACCAACGCCTGCGGCGGGCTGCGACCGGGGATGGCCGTCGGCGATCCGGTGCTTATCAGCGATCACCTCAATCTCACCTGGCAGACCCCGCTGCTCGGTCCACGCTTCGTCGACCTCACCGACGTCTACTCGAAGCGGTTGCGCGAGCTGATGCTCTCGATCGATCCCTCGCTCACTTCAGGCGTCTACGCGATGTTCCACGGTCCGCAGTACGAGACCCCGGCCGAGGTGCGGATGGCCGGCATCCTGGGCGCGGATCTGGTCGGCATGTCGACCGTCCTGGAGGCGATCGCGGCGCACGCTGAGGGGTGCTCGGTGCTCGGGCTCTCGCTGGTGACCAACCTCGCCGCCGGGATCACCGGAGAGCCGCTGGACCATCAGGAGGTGCTGGCGGCCGGGCTGGCCGCGGCGACCCGGATGGGCGGGCTGCTGGCCGAGTTCATCGAGAAGCTGTGA
- a CDS encoding methylmalonyl-CoA mutase family protein: protein MTAPSEHLDHHDHLDHLDLAADFPPASRDQWRDLVAGVLRKSGTPEAELDAALGGPEQVLASRTYDGISIAPLYTREDAPAVGTGLPGQSPFVRGATDDDNVLGWDVRQRHATHDPQRTNRAILTDLENGVTSVWLSIGDGAIAVADLPIVLNDVYLDLAPIALDAGPETEPAAQALLSLFAQRQVPAEDVLGTLGADPIGYAARSGTAADLDLVARVTALAAAYPQLRSATVDASVYHDSGASDSDEIAIAASVGVSYLRVLTAAGLSVDDALDRLEFRYAVTDDQFNSIAKLRAARRIWDRVGELSGATPSHRGQLQHAVTSAAMLTQRDPAVNMLRATIGCFAAAVGGARSITVAPYDAAIGLPDDLARRIARNTQSVLHDESSLGRVTDPAGGSWYVESLTDALAETAWQKFTALERDGGAANLAAVDALIAPTRAERALNIAHRRDPITGVSEFPALQEELLAREPAAPAPAGGLPVLRYAAEFEALRDRADAALAASGVRPKVFLAALGPVAAHSGRAGFAGNLFAAGGLESVVGTGEVDDLVAAFRDSGATVACLCSSDRLYADGAAPVASALKAAGATRLWLAGQPGERAESDAAAGVDGYLFAGCNALDVLTTSLELTLHEGAS from the coding sequence ATGACGGCGCCGTCGGAACACCTCGACCATCATGACCATCTTGACCATCTTGATCTGGCCGCCGATTTTCCACCCGCATCGCGCGACCAGTGGCGTGACCTGGTCGCTGGGGTATTGAGAAAATCTGGCACCCCCGAAGCTGAGCTCGACGCTGCTCTCGGCGGCCCCGAGCAGGTGCTGGCCTCGCGCACCTACGACGGCATCAGCATCGCGCCGCTCTACACCCGCGAGGATGCCCCGGCCGTCGGCACCGGCCTGCCCGGTCAGTCGCCGTTCGTCCGTGGCGCCACCGACGACGACAACGTCCTCGGCTGGGACGTCCGGCAGCGGCACGCCACCCACGACCCGCAGCGGACGAATCGGGCCATCCTCACCGACCTCGAGAACGGCGTGACCTCGGTCTGGCTGAGCATCGGCGACGGTGCGATCGCCGTCGCCGATCTCCCGATCGTGCTCAACGACGTCTACCTCGATCTGGCCCCGATCGCGCTGGACGCCGGCCCGGAGACGGAGCCGGCAGCCCAGGCCCTGCTAAGCCTCTTCGCTCAGCGCCAGGTACCGGCGGAGGACGTGCTCGGCACGCTCGGCGCCGACCCGATCGGATACGCCGCCCGCTCCGGCACTGCGGCCGACCTCGACCTGGTCGCCCGGGTCACCGCACTGGCGGCCGCCTACCCGCAGCTGCGTAGCGCCACCGTCGACGCGAGCGTCTATCACGACTCCGGAGCCAGCGACTCCGACGAGATCGCGATCGCGGCCTCGGTCGGGGTGAGCTACCTGCGGGTCCTCACCGCCGCCGGGCTCAGCGTCGACGATGCCCTGGACCGGCTGGAATTCCGCTACGCCGTCACCGACGACCAGTTCAACTCGATCGCCAAGCTGCGCGCGGCCCGCCGGATCTGGGACCGCGTCGGCGAGCTCAGCGGGGCGACGCCGTCGCACCGCGGCCAGCTGCAGCACGCCGTGACCTCGGCCGCGATGCTGACCCAGCGCGACCCGGCGGTGAACATGCTGCGGGCCACCATCGGCTGCTTCGCGGCCGCCGTCGGTGGCGCCCGTTCGATCACGGTGGCTCCCTACGACGCCGCAATCGGGCTCCCGGATGACCTGGCCCGTCGCATCGCCCGCAACACCCAGTCGGTGCTGCACGACGAGTCGAGCCTCGGACGGGTTACCGATCCGGCCGGCGGCTCCTGGTACGTCGAATCGCTCACCGACGCGCTGGCCGAGACGGCCTGGCAGAAGTTCACCGCCCTTGAACGGGATGGTGGGGCGGCCAATCTGGCCGCCGTCGATGCGCTGATCGCTCCGACCCGGGCCGAGCGGGCGCTCAACATCGCCCACCGCCGGGACCCGATCACCGGGGTCAGCGAGTTCCCGGCCCTGCAGGAGGAGCTGCTGGCCCGCGAACCAGCCGCTCCGGCGCCGGCCGGGGGGCTGCCCGTGCTGCGTTACGCTGCCGAATTCGAGGCCCTGCGTGACCGGGCCGATGCTGCGTTGGCTGCCTCCGGGGTACGTCCGAAGGTCTTCCTGGCCGCACTCGGGCCGGTGGCCGCGCACAGCGGACGCGCCGGCTTCGCCGGCAACCTCTTCGCCGCCGGCGGCCTGGAGTCCGTGGTGGGGACGGGGGAGGTCGACGACCTGGTCGCGGCATTCCGCGACAGCGGCGCCACCGTGGCCTGCCTCTGCTCCTCCGACCGGCTCTACGCCGACGGGGCCGCCCCGGTGGCCAGCGCGCTCAAGGCGGCCGGCGCGACCCGCCTGTGGCTCGCCGGCCAGCCCGGAGAGCGGGCCGAGAGTGATGCCGCCGCCGGGGTCGATGGGTACCTCTTCGCCGGCTGCAACGCGCTGGACGTGCTGACGACTAGCCTCGAACTGACCCTGCACGAGGGAGCGTCATGA
- the scpA gene encoding methylmalonyl-CoA mutase has protein sequence MTSIPDFGDAALGTPAPSAGHIPTHRPVWHTPEGIDVPSLYTATDLEDVDFLGTFPGVKPFLRGPYPTMYVNQPWTIRQYAGFSTASESNAFYRRNLAAGQKGLSVAFDLPTHRGYDSDNPRVIGDVGMAGVAIDSIYDMRELFSGIPLDKMSVSMTMNGAVLPVLALFVVAAEEQGVAPEQLTGTIQNDILKEFMVRNTYIYPPTPSMRIISDIFSYTSERMPKFNSISISGYHIQEAGATADLELAYTLADGVEYLQAGQGAGLDIDKFAPRLSFFWAIGMNFFMEVAKMRAGRLLWAKLVKEFEPKSDKSLSLRTHCQTSGWSLTAQDVYNNVIRTCIEAMAATQGHTQSLHTNALDEALALPTDYSARIARNTQLLLQQESGTTRVIDPWGGSAYVEKLTYDLARKAWGHIQEVRAAGGMAQAIDAGLPKLRIEEAAARTQARIDSGRQPVIGVNKYRPENEEMMDVLKIDNASVRQQQVEKLRRLREERDNDETLAALDRLTNAAGAALEGTRPAGLEQNLLHLAIDAARAKATVGEISDALEKVYGRHAGQIRTISGVYREEAGNVSVISEARAATDEFEAEHGRRPRILVAKMGQDGHDRGQKVIATAFADLGFDVDVGPLFQTPAEVARQAIEADVHVVGVNSLAAGHLTLVPALRDELAALGRPDVLIVVGGVIPPQDFDELRAAGAAAIFPPGTVIAPAALELLDILAKQLSSAG, from the coding sequence ATGACATCGATTCCTGACTTCGGCGACGCCGCCCTGGGCACGCCTGCGCCGAGCGCCGGACACATTCCCACCCACCGCCCGGTCTGGCACACCCCCGAAGGCATCGACGTGCCGTCGCTCTACACCGCGACCGACCTGGAAGACGTCGATTTCTTAGGGACGTTCCCGGGGGTCAAGCCCTTCCTGCGCGGCCCCTACCCGACCATGTACGTCAACCAGCCGTGGACGATCCGTCAGTACGCCGGTTTCTCGACGGCCAGTGAATCCAACGCCTTCTACCGGCGCAACCTCGCCGCCGGGCAGAAGGGCCTCTCGGTCGCCTTCGACCTGCCGACCCATCGCGGCTACGACAGCGACAACCCGCGCGTGATCGGCGACGTCGGGATGGCCGGTGTCGCGATCGACTCCATCTACGACATGCGCGAACTCTTCAGCGGAATCCCGCTGGACAAGATGAGCGTCTCGATGACGATGAACGGCGCGGTGCTTCCGGTGCTGGCCCTCTTCGTGGTGGCGGCCGAGGAGCAGGGCGTCGCCCCCGAGCAGCTCACAGGCACCATTCAGAACGACATCCTCAAAGAGTTCATGGTGCGCAACACCTATATTTATCCGCCTACTCCGTCGATGCGGATCATCTCCGACATCTTCAGTTACACCTCGGAGCGGATGCCGAAGTTCAACTCCATCTCCATCTCCGGCTACCACATCCAGGAGGCCGGAGCTACGGCCGATCTGGAGCTGGCCTACACGCTGGCCGACGGCGTGGAGTACCTGCAGGCCGGCCAGGGGGCGGGCCTGGACATCGACAAGTTCGCACCGCGCCTGTCGTTCTTCTGGGCCATCGGGATGAACTTCTTCATGGAGGTCGCCAAGATGCGGGCCGGGCGACTGCTCTGGGCCAAGCTGGTCAAGGAGTTCGAGCCGAAGAGCGACAAGTCTCTGTCGCTGCGCACGCACTGCCAGACCTCCGGCTGGTCGCTCACCGCGCAGGACGTCTACAACAACGTGATCCGCACCTGTATCGAGGCGATGGCCGCGACCCAGGGGCACACCCAGTCACTGCACACCAACGCCCTCGACGAGGCGCTGGCCCTGCCGACCGACTACTCAGCGCGAATCGCCCGCAATACCCAGCTGTTGCTGCAGCAGGAGTCGGGCACCACCCGGGTCATCGACCCGTGGGGCGGCAGCGCCTACGTCGAGAAGCTGACCTACGACCTGGCCCGCAAGGCCTGGGGGCACATCCAGGAGGTCCGGGCCGCCGGTGGCATGGCGCAGGCCATCGACGCCGGGCTGCCGAAGCTGCGCATCGAGGAGGCGGCGGCCCGCACCCAGGCCCGCATCGACTCCGGGCGGCAGCCGGTCATCGGCGTGAACAAGTACCGCCCCGAGAACGAAGAGATGATGGACGTTCTCAAGATCGACAACGCGTCGGTGCGCCAGCAGCAGGTGGAGAAGCTGCGCCGGCTGCGCGAGGAGCGCGACAACGACGAGACCCTCGCCGCCCTCGACCGCCTCACCAACGCCGCCGGTGCGGCGCTGGAGGGGACGCGCCCGGCCGGATTGGAGCAGAATCTGCTGCATCTGGCGATCGACGCCGCGCGGGCCAAGGCGACCGTCGGTGAGATCAGTGACGCGCTGGAGAAGGTCTATGGTCGGCATGCGGGCCAGATCCGCACGATCTCCGGGGTTTACCGGGAGGAGGCAGGGAACGTGAGTGTCATCTCCGAGGCCCGGGCGGCCACCGACGAGTTCGAGGCCGAGCACGGCCGCCGTCCCCGCATCCTGGTCGCCAAGATGGGTCAGGACGGCCACGACCGCGGCCAGAAGGTGATCGCCACCGCCTTCGCCGACCTCGGCTTCGACGTGGACGTGGGCCCGCTCTTCCAGACCCCGGCTGAGGTGGCCCGGCAGGCCATCGAAGCCGACGTGCACGTGGTGGGCGTGAACTCGCTGGCCGCCGGGCACCTCACCCTGGTTCCGGCGCTTCGCGACGAGCTCGCCGCGTTGGGTCGCCCGGATGTACTCATCGTGGTCGGCGGTGTCATCCCGCCGCAGGACTTCGACGAGCTGCGGGCCGCCGGGGCTGCCGCGATCTTCCCGCCCGGCACCGTCATCGCACCGGCCGCCCTGGAACTGCTGGACATCCTGGCGAAGCAGCTCTCCTCCGCGGGCTGA
- the meaB gene encoding methylmalonyl Co-A mutase-associated GTPase MeaB translates to MDLSTRVEQIIKGDRAAIGRAITLVESRRADHREAAQELLAALLPHTGNAQRVGITGVPGVGKSTFIDALGSNLTAAGHRVAVLAVDPSSSRTGGSILGDKTRMSRLATDENAFVRPSPSSGTLGGVAAATRESMIVMEAAGYDVVLVETVGVGQSEFVVADMVDTFLFLTLARTGDSLQGMKRGILEIADVIAVNKADGPAEQESQRAARELSAALRLLRGEDGDWQTPVLTCSGLNNLDLDKVWQKISRHRVHLVDSGELERKRRRQLVDWTRGMVRDRLLARLAAEGVRQVVSAQEEAVLEGSVTPVQAADEILRALE, encoded by the coding sequence ATGGATCTCTCCACTCGGGTCGAACAGATAATCAAAGGTGATCGGGCCGCCATCGGCCGGGCCATCACCCTGGTCGAGTCGCGCCGGGCCGATCACCGCGAGGCGGCTCAGGAGCTGCTGGCGGCGCTGCTCCCGCACACCGGCAACGCGCAGCGGGTGGGCATCACCGGGGTGCCGGGCGTCGGCAAGTCGACCTTCATCGACGCCCTGGGCAGCAACCTGACGGCCGCCGGGCACCGGGTCGCCGTGCTCGCCGTCGACCCGTCCTCCAGCCGTACCGGCGGCAGCATCCTCGGTGACAAGACCCGGATGAGCCGGCTGGCCACCGACGAGAACGCCTTCGTCCGGCCGTCTCCCAGTTCCGGGACGCTCGGTGGGGTTGCCGCCGCCACCCGCGAGTCGATGATCGTGATGGAGGCCGCCGGCTACGACGTGGTGCTGGTCGAGACCGTCGGCGTCGGCCAGTCGGAGTTCGTGGTGGCCGACATGGTGGACACCTTCCTCTTCCTCACCCTGGCCCGCACCGGGGATTCACTGCAGGGGATGAAGCGCGGCATCCTGGAGATCGCCGACGTCATCGCGGTGAACAAGGCCGACGGTCCGGCTGAGCAGGAGAGCCAGCGGGCCGCGCGGGAACTGTCGGCCGCACTGCGGTTGCTGCGCGGTGAGGATGGCGACTGGCAGACGCCGGTGCTCACCTGCAGCGGCCTCAACAACCTGGACCTGGACAAGGTCTGGCAGAAGATCAGCAGGCACCGGGTCCACCTGGTCGACAGCGGCGAACTGGAGCGCAAACGCCGCCGGCAGTTGGTGGACTGGACCCGCGGTATGGTCCGCGACCGGCTGCTGGCCCGGCTGGCCGCGGAGGGAGTGCGGCAGGTGGTGAGCGCGCAGGAGGAGGCGGTCCTGGAAGGCAGCGTCACGCCCGTTCAGGCCGCCGATGAGATTCTGCGCGCTCTGGAATAG
- a CDS encoding DUF2252 domain-containing protein translates to MATIISDVPHLTPKEHQQLGKDARKALPREEIGVWAPTASRVNPTQMLLDQAVTRVPELIPIRHARMLVSPFTFFRGAAGIMAADLGNRVNTGLIAQLAGDAHLSNFGGFATAERELIFDLNDFDETLPGPFEWDLKRLAASLAVAGREIGLSEQQRRRVTTGSVAAYRNAMRDFAQMRHTEVWNQRLDADDVLRRLASDGGAKRVTNFSRVMAKARSRDNLRAQAKLATQVDGRAQLISAPPLMVRIDELASAEVLLETHDRVAEMLVQYRRSLAVERGRLVGLYRYVDAARKVVGVGSVGTRCWVVLLEGRDEHDPLLLQVKQAEASVLEGHLPPSEYREHGRRVVEGQRLMQAAGDPLLGWFRTAGFDGVERDFYVRQLWDWKISPDIASMDAPGLGIYAQMCGWTLARAHARSGDRGAIAGYLGKSEVVDQALADFAEVYADQNEEDYQQVLLAAENGLIPIALEF, encoded by the coding sequence GTGGCCACCATAATCTCTGACGTCCCGCACCTCACGCCCAAGGAGCACCAGCAGTTGGGCAAGGACGCTCGCAAGGCGCTGCCTCGAGAGGAGATCGGCGTCTGGGCGCCGACCGCGTCACGGGTGAATCCGACGCAGATGCTCCTTGACCAGGCTGTGACCCGGGTACCCGAGCTCATTCCGATTCGGCACGCCCGAATGCTGGTCTCGCCGTTCACGTTCTTCCGCGGCGCCGCCGGCATCATGGCGGCCGACCTTGGCAACCGGGTAAACACCGGCCTCATCGCGCAGTTGGCCGGTGACGCCCACCTCTCCAACTTCGGCGGCTTCGCCACCGCCGAACGTGAGCTGATCTTCGACCTCAACGACTTCGACGAGACGCTGCCCGGGCCGTTCGAGTGGGATCTCAAGCGTCTGGCGGCGAGCCTGGCGGTGGCCGGACGGGAGATCGGGCTGAGCGAACAGCAGCGCCGCCGGGTCACCACCGGCTCGGTCGCGGCCTACCGCAATGCGATGCGCGACTTCGCTCAGATGCGCCACACCGAGGTCTGGAATCAGCGACTGGATGCCGATGACGTGCTGCGGCGGCTGGCCAGCGACGGCGGCGCCAAGCGCGTGACCAACTTCAGCCGCGTGATGGCGAAGGCCCGCAGTCGGGACAACCTGCGGGCGCAGGCCAAGCTCGCCACCCAGGTCGACGGACGGGCGCAGCTGATCAGCGCCCCGCCGCTGATGGTCCGCATCGACGAGCTGGCCAGTGCCGAGGTGCTGCTGGAGACGCATGACCGGGTGGCCGAGATGCTCGTGCAGTACCGGCGCAGCCTGGCCGTGGAGCGAGGCCGCCTGGTCGGGCTGTACCGCTACGTGGACGCCGCGCGCAAGGTCGTCGGCGTGGGTAGCGTCGGGACCCGCTGCTGGGTGGTGCTGCTGGAGGGTCGCGACGAGCACGACCCGCTACTGCTGCAGGTGAAGCAGGCGGAGGCTTCGGTACTCGAGGGGCACCTGCCGCCGAGTGAATATCGCGAGCACGGTCGCCGAGTGGTCGAGGGGCAGCGGCTGATGCAGGCCGCCGGTGACCCGCTGCTCGGCTGGTTCCGCACCGCCGGCTTCGACGGGGTCGAGCGGGACTTCTACGTCCGGCAGCTGTGGGACTGGAAGATCTCGCCCGATATCGCGTCGATGGACGCTCCCGGGCTTGGCATCTATGCGCAGATGTGTGGCTGGACGCTGGCCCGGGCCCACGCCCGATCCGGTGATCGGGGGGCGATCGCCGGCTATCTGGGCAAGAGCGAGGTCGTCGACCAGGCGCTGGCCGACTTCGCCGAGGTCTACGCCGATCAGAACGAAGAGGACTACCAGCAGGTACTGCTGGCCGCCGAGAACGGGCTGATCCCGATCGCGCTGGAGTTCTGA